A region from the Halobacillus mangrovi genome encodes:
- a CDS encoding S1 family peptidase gives MNNVVFSVGKVVGNTYHAAGTCTMLNKENLLVTAAHVVNGSDDNLYINRNTHFHGDYQDTTKKKLDLLPVKIEAIDPLRDVCLLSLDDKIAKGCSIFRAGNTDNINTGDAVTVFGFPHSNLGRIVLTQQSCEVGAKILLSSKKVKSKHLVLNIQARPGQSGAPVIRKSDRSLIAILIGAYVPTIERGIDLGGIDPQTLHQTTHAVSAEYIERML, from the coding sequence TTGAATAATGTCGTTTTTTCTGTAGGAAAAGTTGTCGGTAATACATACCATGCAGCTGGTACATGCACAATGCTAAACAAAGAGAATTTATTAGTTACTGCAGCGCATGTAGTTAATGGTAGCGATGATAATTTATATATTAATCGTAATACACATTTTCATGGCGATTATCAAGATACAACTAAAAAAAAGTTAGACCTTCTACCTGTGAAGATTGAAGCCATTGACCCGTTAAGAGATGTTTGCTTGTTATCTTTAGACGATAAGATAGCTAAAGGTTGTTCTATCTTCAGAGCAGGCAATACCGATAATATAAACACAGGGGATGCAGTTACTGTGTTTGGTTTTCCCCATTCTAATTTAGGTAGAATCGTTTTAACTCAACAGAGTTGTGAAGTTGGTGCTAAGATTCTTCTAAGTTCAAAAAAAGTCAAATCAAAGCATCTAGTCTTAAATATTCAAGCTCGACCGGGACAATCTGGAGCACCTGTAATTCGTAAATCAGACAGATCACTGATAGCTATACTTATTGGTGCCTATGTTCCAACAATCGAAAGAGGAATTGACTTAGGAGGGATAGATCCCCAAACGTTACATCAAACAACCCATGCAGTTTCAGCAGAATACATAGAAAGGATGTTATAG
- a CDS encoding DUF3987 domain-containing protein, which translates to MKKSNAAEILLRNFSPEHLERVIGEFDTSGLAQESRTKTKQPNNILDDDENFINEDGEFSGDLKLYSDNEGEAAFAFHGLAGEVVRKIDPHTEADPKATLITFLSAFGNIIGDSAHFTAGSRKHPARIFTVVVGATGKGRKGTSLSPVRHLFNAINPEWEKENIVSGLSSGEGIIHAIRDEETKKVPITEGKGKEKRIVDYEVTISDEGVKDKRMFVIEEEFGKTLRVAKREGNTLSAIIRELWDTGSPRTLTKVPLRATNSHVSILGQITQEELKKEFTSTDLVNGLANRFLWLTVKRSKLLPSGGDFHNIDISMLVNKIKEAIEFASITTEITRDDEAEKLWEEVYGPLSTGAGGLIGAVTSRAEAQTMRLACIYALLDQSHVIKPTHLKAALDLWKFSFKSARFIFGNEAVLEHPNAMKLLRELKARKGRGMTRNEVREFFNRNLSKKELDFITDELISNGFIRVGKVRMEGAKKPTQIITLLE; encoded by the coding sequence TTGAAAAAAAGTAATGCGGCAGAAATACTATTGAGGAATTTCTCTCCTGAACATTTGGAGAGAGTAATTGGTGAATTTGATACGTCTGGTTTAGCACAAGAAAGTCGTACAAAAACTAAGCAGCCCAATAATATATTGGATGACGATGAAAATTTTATTAATGAAGATGGTGAATTCTCAGGAGATTTAAAGTTATATAGTGACAATGAAGGGGAGGCAGCATTTGCCTTTCATGGATTAGCAGGTGAAGTAGTAAGGAAAATTGATCCACATACTGAAGCCGATCCTAAAGCAACATTAATAACTTTCCTATCAGCATTTGGTAACATTATTGGTGACTCAGCGCATTTTACAGCAGGATCAAGAAAACATCCGGCGCGGATTTTTACCGTAGTAGTAGGAGCGACAGGAAAAGGGAGGAAAGGAACATCACTAAGCCCTGTTAGACATTTGTTTAATGCAATAAATCCAGAGTGGGAGAAGGAAAATATTGTTTCTGGTTTATCTAGTGGTGAAGGTATAATACACGCAATTAGAGATGAAGAAACAAAAAAAGTTCCTATAACAGAGGGGAAGGGAAAAGAAAAAAGGATTGTCGATTACGAGGTAACAATAAGCGATGAAGGGGTAAAGGACAAACGAATGTTTGTTATTGAGGAAGAGTTTGGAAAAACATTAAGGGTAGCTAAAAGAGAAGGAAATACTTTATCTGCAATTATTAGAGAGCTATGGGATACTGGTAGTCCCAGAACCTTAACAAAAGTCCCTCTTAGAGCAACAAACTCCCATGTATCGATATTGGGACAGATAACACAAGAAGAATTAAAGAAGGAATTTACAAGCACTGATTTAGTAAATGGATTGGCTAACCGTTTTTTATGGTTAACAGTCAAAAGGTCGAAGCTGCTACCGAGTGGAGGCGATTTTCACAATATTGATATATCTATGCTTGTGAATAAAATTAAAGAAGCGATTGAGTTTGCTTCAATAACGACAGAAATCACGCGAGATGATGAAGCTGAGAAGTTATGGGAGGAGGTCTATGGACCATTGTCAACAGGGGCTGGAGGTCTTATAGGCGCCGTTACAAGTAGAGCAGAGGCTCAAACTATGCGTCTTGCTTGCATATATGCTTTATTGGATCAATCACACGTTATAAAGCCTACCCATTTAAAGGCTGCGCTTGATCTATGGAAGTTTTCCTTTAAGTCAGCTCGATTTATCTTTGGGAATGAAGCAGTACTAGAACACCCTAATGCCATGAAGCTACTAAGAGAATTAAAAGCACGTAAAGGACGTGGAATGACCAGAAATGAAGTAAGGGAATTTTTTAATCGAAACCTCTCAAAAAAAGAATTGGACTTTATCACAGATGAATTAATATCAAATGGTTTTATTAGAGTTGGAAAGGTACGGATGGAAGGAGCGAAGAAGCCGACACAAATAATAACCTTACTTGAATAG
- a CDS encoding CHC2 zinc finger domain-containing protein encodes MSIIDHILDTVSITDALERYENVSFVNPKSQRKRFNIRCPYHNDRNPSFTVYTETNTFRC; translated from the coding sequence ATGTCAATAATTGACCACATCTTAGATACCGTTTCAATCACGGATGCACTAGAGCGGTATGAAAATGTAAGCTTCGTCAATCCTAAATCACAAAGAAAAAGATTCAACATCCGTTGTCCATACCACAATGACAGAAATCCAAGCTTCACAGTTTATACAGAGACGAATACATTTCGGTGTTGA
- a CDS encoding DNA-binding protein, with protein sequence MNEESLIKLYLNEDELKAMYLEEVQKHLESFEMEVMLMNSKQLKQLLNLSWPTIEKVFLVDPNFPSIRIGNKWAFNRREVQKYIDRWSKNTREKEE encoded by the coding sequence GTGAATGAGGAATCATTAATCAAACTCTATTTAAATGAAGATGAGTTAAAAGCAATGTATCTTGAAGAAGTTCAAAAGCATCTTGAAAGTTTTGAGATGGAAGTTATGCTCATGAATAGTAAACAATTAAAACAATTATTAAATCTATCTTGGCCAACTATTGAAAAAGTATTTTTGGTTGACCCCAATTTTCCAAGTATTCGTATAGGGAATAAGTGGGCTTTCAATAGAAGGGAAGTTCAAAAATATATTGATCGTTGGTCTAAAAACACACGTGAAAAAGAGGAGTAA
- a CDS encoding site-specific integrase: MAYIRKRKNGKWSYTVSVGIDPLTKRQKQKTKSGFNTSKEAKSAARKLEEEIEKGTYVNESRINFEAFTQEWIKVYGQNAKTSSVRARKKEMNHFISVWGPYSLNKITKQNYHEVIVKLAEKYSRNYVSGIHACGRMIFAYAVEIGILKLNPTENVKLPKPKVKVEDIENQDEEIKFLEKEELAKFLRLSESDGLEMDSLIFTTLSYTGLRIGELLALKWSDFSPENNSLRVTKTIYNPTNNIKEYELLTPKTSGSIRSIRIDRS, encoded by the coding sequence ATGGCATATATTCGAAAAAGGAAAAATGGGAAATGGTCTTATACAGTTTCAGTAGGTATTGATCCATTAACAAAAAGACAAAAACAGAAAACTAAATCAGGATTTAATACCAGTAAAGAAGCTAAATCTGCTGCAAGGAAGTTGGAAGAGGAAATTGAGAAGGGAACATATGTAAATGAAAGTAGAATCAATTTCGAAGCATTTACTCAAGAATGGATAAAAGTATATGGTCAAAATGCTAAAACTAGTAGCGTAAGAGCTCGTAAAAAAGAAATGAATCATTTCATTTCAGTCTGGGGCCCATATTCATTGAACAAAATCACTAAACAAAACTACCATGAAGTCATAGTTAAATTAGCTGAAAAATATAGCCGAAACTATGTCAGTGGTATACATGCCTGTGGCAGAATGATATTTGCTTATGCAGTAGAAATAGGGATTTTGAAGTTGAACCCTACCGAAAATGTAAAATTACCTAAACCCAAAGTAAAAGTAGAGGATATTGAAAATCAAGATGAAGAAATAAAGTTTTTAGAAAAAGAAGAGCTTGCTAAATTTTTGCGCCTATCAGAGTCAGATGGGTTAGAAATGGACTCACTTATCTTTACAACTCTTTCTTATACCGGTTTACGAATAGGAGAATTACTTGCACTCAAGTGGTCAGATTTCTCGCCTGAGAATAATTCCTTACGTGTCACCAAGACTATTTACAACCCTACAAATAATATAAAAGAGTATGAATTGTTAACACCAAAGACCTCAGGTTCAATCCGTTCCATACGAATAGATCGATCGTAA
- a CDS encoding tyrosine-type recombinase/integrase: protein MLQRHQMKQKEIKFQQGPLYKDNLFIFARNDGHPQLRKVVETRLKRLLKKADINRNITPHSFRHTHTSLLIEAGVGIKEIQQRLGHTDINTTMNIYAHMTANMEEKASQQFSKLMKGLL from the coding sequence ATGTTACAACGGCATCAAATGAAACAGAAGGAAATCAAATTCCAACAAGGACCATTATATAAAGATAATCTGTTTATCTTTGCACGAAATGACGGACATCCTCAATTAAGGAAAGTAGTCGAAACGCGCTTAAAGCGCTTATTAAAAAAAGCAGATATTAATAGGAATATCACACCTCATTCTTTCAGACATACACATACATCACTTCTTATTGAAGCGGGGGTAGGTATTAAGGAAATTCAACAAAGGTTAGGTCATACAGACATTAACACTACGATGAACATTTATGCTCATATGACTGCAAACATGGAAGAAAAGGCCTCCCAACAGTTCAGCAAACTGATGAAAGGCCTTCTCTAA
- the groL gene encoding chaperonin GroEL (60 kDa chaperone family; promotes refolding of misfolded polypeptides especially under stressful conditions; forms two stacked rings of heptamers to form a barrel-shaped 14mer; ends can be capped by GroES; misfolded proteins enter the barrel where they are refolded when GroES binds), with the protein MAKEIKFSEDARRAMLRGVDTLANAVKVTLGPKGRNVVLDKKFGSPLITNDGVTIAKEIELEDHFENMGAQLVSEVASKTNDVAGDGTTTATVLAQAMIREGLKNVTSGANPVGIRRGIEQATAVATEELRKISKPIEGRESISQVASISASDKEVGQLIAEAMERVGNDGVITIEESKGFNTELEVVEGMQFDRGYASPYMVTDQDKMEAVLEDPYILITDKKINNIQEVLPVLEQVVQQSKPLLLISEDVEGEALATLVVNKLRGTFNAVAVKAPGFGDRRKAMLEDIATLTGGQVITEDLGLELKNATIDQLGRASKAVITKENTTIVEGAGQPDQIASRVAQIRAQAEETTSEFDKEKLQERLAKLSGGVAVIKVGAATETELKERKLRIEDALNSTRAAVEEGIVAGGGTALVNILHAVESLELSDDEATGASIVLRALEEPVRQIVHNAGLEGSIIVERLKGEEVGVGFNAATGEWVNMVDSGIVDPTKVTRSALQNAASVAAMFLTTEAVVADLPEEDNAGGGMPDMGGMGGMGGMM; encoded by the coding sequence ATGGCTAAAGAAATTAAGTTTAGTGAAGACGCACGCCGCGCGATGCTTCGTGGTGTCGATACATTAGCAAATGCAGTAAAAGTAACGCTAGGACCAAAAGGACGTAACGTTGTTCTAGATAAAAAATTCGGTTCTCCACTGATCACTAATGACGGTGTGACGATCGCAAAAGAAATCGAACTTGAAGACCACTTCGAAAACATGGGTGCACAACTTGTATCTGAAGTGGCGTCTAAAACAAACGACGTGGCTGGTGACGGTACAACAACAGCAACAGTTCTTGCCCAAGCGATGATCCGTGAAGGTCTTAAAAATGTAACATCTGGTGCGAACCCAGTAGGTATCCGTCGCGGTATTGAACAAGCGACAGCTGTAGCAACAGAAGAACTACGTAAGATTTCTAAACCAATCGAAGGCCGTGAGTCTATTTCTCAGGTTGCTTCCATCTCTGCTTCTGACAAAGAAGTTGGACAGCTTATCGCTGAAGCGATGGAGCGCGTTGGAAACGACGGCGTTATCACAATCGAAGAATCTAAAGGATTCAACACTGAGCTAGAAGTGGTTGAAGGTATGCAGTTCGACCGCGGATATGCTTCTCCTTACATGGTTACTGACCAAGATAAAATGGAAGCGGTTCTTGAAGATCCATACATCCTAATCACTGACAAGAAGATCAACAACATTCAAGAAGTTCTTCCTGTCCTTGAACAAGTGGTACAACAATCCAAGCCTCTACTATTGATCTCAGAAGACGTAGAAGGTGAAGCCCTTGCAACGCTAGTTGTGAACAAACTACGCGGTACATTCAACGCTGTAGCGGTTAAAGCTCCAGGATTCGGTGACCGTCGTAAAGCAATGCTTGAAGACATTGCAACACTCACTGGCGGTCAAGTAATTACAGAAGACCTGGGTCTTGAGCTGAAAAATGCTACAATCGATCAGCTTGGACGTGCGTCTAAAGCAGTTATTACAAAAGAAAACACTACAATCGTTGAAGGTGCCGGACAACCTGACCAAATTGCTTCCCGCGTAGCTCAAATCCGTGCACAAGCAGAAGAAACAACTTCTGAATTCGACAAAGAAAAACTACAAGAGCGCCTTGCAAAACTTTCTGGCGGCGTAGCTGTCATTAAAGTCGGCGCAGCAACAGAAACAGAATTGAAAGAGCGTAAACTACGCATCGAAGACGCCCTGAACTCTACTCGAGCAGCGGTAGAAGAAGGAATTGTCGCTGGTGGTGGTACAGCTCTAGTCAATATCCTGCACGCTGTTGAATCTCTTGAGCTTTCTGACGATGAAGCAACAGGTGCTTCCATTGTGCTTCGCGCACTAGAAGAGCCAGTTCGCCAAATCGTTCACAACGCTGGTCTTGAAGGATCCATCATCGTTGAGCGTCTGAAAGGCGAAGAAGTCGGCGTAGGATTCAACGCAGCAACTGGCGAGTGGGTAAACATGGTCGACAGTGGTATCGTTGACCCAACAAAAGTTACTCGTTCCGCACTTCAAAACGCAGCTTCCGTAGCAGCTATGTTCCTAACAACTGAAGCGGTAGTCGCTGATCTTCCTGAAGAAGATAATGCTGGCGGCGGCATGCCTGACATGGGTGGCATGGGCGGAATGGGCGGCATGATGTAA
- the groES gene encoding co-chaperone GroES, translating to MLKPLGDRIVIELVEEEQTTASGIVLPDSAKEKPQEGKVVAVGTGRVTDNGEKVALEVAQGDRVIYSKFAGTEVKYEGNEYLILRESDVLAVIQ from the coding sequence TTGTTAAAGCCACTTGGTGATCGTATTGTTATTGAACTAGTTGAAGAAGAGCAGACTACTGCGAGCGGAATCGTACTACCTGATTCTGCGAAAGAAAAGCCGCAGGAAGGTAAAGTCGTTGCAGTAGGTACTGGCCGCGTGACAGACAACGGGGAGAAAGTTGCTTTGGAAGTCGCACAAGGCGACCGCGTCATCTACTCTAAATTCGCTGGTACAGAAGTGAAGTATGAAGGCAACGAATACTTGATTCTTCGTGAATCAGACGTATTGGCTGTCATTCAATAA
- a CDS encoding CPBP family intramembrane glutamic endopeptidase, producing the protein MPKRYWYIIMTYVITQLSALIGVPIAKEFGLSNFDAIAVWSVLSFTIATIIILLLLKPDIKEVSMSRDASGAGGVILWSIAGVFLALFAQGLAAAIESNVFGIPPGSENTMGLMEIARESPLFILLPVVFAPITEEIIFRKVIFGSIYKRTNFWIAVLFSALIFGAFHFDFKHMLVYFSMGVVFAFLYVKTKRIITPIVAHMAMNSFVVVTQYFLDEEDIRRMQEQLETIFIGGIL; encoded by the coding sequence TTGCCGAAGCGTTATTGGTATATCATCATGACATATGTAATTACGCAGCTTTCCGCGCTCATCGGTGTTCCGATTGCGAAAGAATTCGGATTAAGTAATTTCGATGCCATCGCGGTTTGGTCTGTGCTCAGCTTTACCATTGCAACGATTATCATTTTGCTTTTACTGAAACCTGACATAAAGGAAGTCTCCATGAGCCGGGACGCCTCTGGAGCCGGCGGAGTTATCCTCTGGTCGATTGCTGGTGTGTTTCTTGCCTTATTTGCCCAGGGGCTCGCCGCTGCGATCGAGTCAAATGTATTCGGAATTCCTCCAGGGTCAGAAAATACGATGGGATTAATGGAGATTGCGCGTGAATCGCCGCTTTTCATTCTACTGCCGGTCGTATTTGCTCCAATCACTGAAGAGATCATTTTCCGTAAAGTCATCTTCGGTTCCATTTATAAGCGAACGAATTTCTGGATCGCGGTGCTCTTTTCCGCACTCATCTTCGGTGCGTTCCACTTTGACTTTAAGCACATGTTAGTCTACTTCTCCATGGGAGTGGTATTCGCCTTCCTATATGTCAAAACTAAACGAATTATTACACCAATCGTGGCTCACATGGCGATGAACTCGTTTGTTGTCGTTACGCAGTACTTTCTGGATGAAGAGGATATTCGGCGGATGCAGGAACAATTGGAGACCATTTTTATTGGAGGCATTTTGTAA
- a CDS encoding YdiK family protein produces the protein MRTSPLFMAFLYFGMGVAFTYIAAQAVEDTIWNAITILLSIIATFNIAVAIRLVNLQRRIQKSKDKKKP, from the coding sequence ATGAGAACTTCCCCCCTATTTATGGCGTTTCTCTACTTTGGAATGGGCGTTGCATTTACGTACATTGCTGCGCAGGCCGTGGAGGACACGATTTGGAACGCTATTACGATCCTGTTGTCAATCATTGCTACCTTCAACATTGCTGTGGCGATTCGCCTCGTCAACCTGCAGCGTCGCATTCAGAAGTCTAAAGACAAAAAAAAGCCATAA
- a CDS encoding MDR family MFS transporter, whose protein sequence is MSKLPNKWLVVVSVLFGTFTVILNNSMLNPILPRFIEIFDSNAVAVGWILTIFMVSMGMTMPLTGYFGDRFGKKKVYLAGLAIFIGGSIMGFFSGSLGMVILSRAVQGMAGGLMMPIAMALIFNSFPRYERGLAVGVYGVAAMVAPAVGPTIGGFLIQYFDWPWLFAFNIPFGLTGLILSTKFLEPTETDPNKKFDLIGFIIVTSGIGAVLFALGRGRNIDSLFDTLNILLIIGGILALVLFVWYENRQDDPLLNLSVFKVPTYSVSIVVTSAASIGLFSGIFLLPLLIQNVYGLNEVMTGLLFLPAAAASGIFMSIGGRILDKKGPKYVVPPGLTIMAAATLGLSFLNLSTPYWLILLLNTIRGLGMGMGNMPATTSGMNAIPEHLVAQGSAMNNIIRQISSSLGIVFFSIYYEVRRAQVSAAPDMDMQAATLQTLNEAFFVSAIVLLIALPFSFILKGVQEDEEEGTEKEA, encoded by the coding sequence ATGAGCAAACTTCCGAATAAATGGCTGGTCGTCGTTTCTGTGCTTTTCGGAACGTTTACCGTCATTTTAAATAATAGTATGCTGAACCCGATCTTGCCGCGATTTATTGAAATTTTTGATTCAAATGCGGTAGCCGTTGGCTGGATCCTGACCATTTTTATGGTTTCAATGGGAATGACAATGCCGCTTACCGGTTATTTTGGTGATCGGTTTGGTAAGAAAAAGGTGTATTTAGCTGGATTGGCTATTTTCATTGGGGGATCCATCATGGGATTCTTCTCAGGGTCCTTAGGCATGGTCATCCTATCCCGTGCCGTTCAGGGAATGGCTGGTGGATTGATGATGCCGATTGCGATGGCCTTGATTTTCAATTCATTCCCGCGCTATGAACGCGGATTAGCAGTTGGAGTATACGGCGTTGCGGCTATGGTCGCCCCCGCTGTCGGACCGACAATCGGCGGGTTTTTGATACAATATTTTGACTGGCCGTGGCTATTCGCCTTTAATATACCATTTGGGCTTACTGGACTCATTTTATCAACGAAATTTTTAGAACCGACAGAAACGGATCCGAATAAGAAATTCGATCTAATTGGTTTTATTATTGTGACTTCTGGTATCGGAGCTGTGCTGTTTGCCTTAGGACGCGGCCGAAACATTGACAGCCTGTTTGATACGTTGAACATTCTGCTGATCATTGGTGGTATATTGGCTCTTGTACTCTTTGTATGGTACGAAAACCGTCAGGACGATCCGTTATTGAACCTATCCGTATTTAAGGTACCGACCTATTCGGTTTCGATTGTCGTAACATCTGCGGCATCGATCGGTTTGTTTTCAGGAATTTTCCTGCTTCCGTTACTCATTCAAAATGTGTATGGACTGAATGAAGTCATGACAGGGCTGTTATTCCTGCCTGCTGCAGCAGCTAGCGGGATCTTCATGTCCATTGGCGGAAGGATCCTTGATAAAAAAGGACCGAAGTATGTTGTACCGCCTGGTCTTACGATTATGGCAGCGGCAACGCTCGGGTTAAGTTTCTTGAACTTATCAACGCCTTATTGGCTGATTTTATTGTTAAACACGATCCGCGGGCTTGGTATGGGAATGGGAAACATGCCGGCAACAACATCCGGAATGAATGCCATTCCTGAGCATTTAGTCGCGCAAGGGTCTGCGATGAATAATATCATCCGCCAGATTTCCTCATCACTCGGTATCGTCTTTTTCTCGATTTATTATGAAGTAAGACGGGCTCAAGTATCTGCTGCTCCTGACATGGATATGCAGGCGGCAACGCTGCAGACTTTAAATGAAGCGTTTTTCGTGTCAGCGATCGTCTTGCTGATTGCTTTGCCGTTCTCATTCATTTTAAAAGGTGTGCAGGAGGATGAGGAAGAAGGAACTGAAAAAGAAGCATAA
- a CDS encoding SDR family oxidoreductase, with the protein MGRLDNKVAVVTGSATGIGAATVKLYAKEGATVVCADVNEEDVKQTVDEVINDGGQAEFYSLDVSKEESVSEFADYLNDKYGKIDVLFNNAGIDEEGGKVHEYPVDLFDRIIAVDLRGTFLTSKFLLPLMMEQGGSIINTSSMSGRAADLDRSGYNAAKGGITNFTKAMAIDYAREGIRVNSIAPGTIETPLVDELAGTKEQEEGQEFREAQKWVTPMGRLGSPEEVASVALFLASDESSYVTGEDIAVDGGIMAYTWPGKMLINKSWKENTK; encoded by the coding sequence ATGGGACGATTAGATAATAAAGTGGCTGTCGTCACAGGTTCCGCTACAGGGATCGGAGCAGCTACAGTGAAACTATATGCGAAAGAAGGGGCAACGGTCGTTTGTGCAGATGTCAACGAGGAAGATGTAAAGCAGACGGTCGATGAAGTGATAAATGATGGTGGACAAGCAGAGTTTTATTCCTTAGATGTATCCAAAGAAGAAAGTGTATCCGAATTTGCGGATTACCTCAATGATAAATACGGCAAGATCGATGTCTTATTCAACAACGCCGGCATCGATGAAGAAGGGGGAAAAGTGCACGAGTACCCGGTAGACCTTTTTGACCGGATCATTGCCGTCGATTTGCGCGGCACTTTTTTAACAAGTAAGTTCCTTCTTCCATTAATGATGGAACAAGGAGGTTCGATCATTAATACGTCCTCAATGTCTGGACGCGCAGCTGACTTGGACCGCTCCGGCTACAATGCGGCCAAAGGCGGCATTACCAATTTTACAAAAGCGATGGCGATTGATTATGCACGCGAAGGGATCCGTGTGAACTCCATTGCACCAGGAACGATTGAGACGCCGCTAGTCGATGAACTTGCGGGGACGAAGGAACAAGAAGAAGGACAGGAGTTTCGCGAAGCTCAGAAATGGGTCACACCAATGGGACGTTTAGGAAGTCCTGAAGAAGTAGCCAGTGTTGCTCTTTTCTTAGCTTCTGATGAAAGTTCCTATGTGACAGGCGAAGATATCGCTGTCGACGGAGGTATCATGGCTTACACATGGCCTGGTAAAATGCTGATCAATAAAAGCTGGAAAGAAAACACGAAATAA
- a CDS encoding redox-sensing transcriptional repressor Rex has translation MDLEHTKIPQATAKRLPLYYRFLNNLHSQGKLRVSSKELSDAVKVDSATIRRDFSYFGALGKKGYGYNVEYLLSFFRKTLDQDETTSVALIGVGNLGTAFLNYNFTKNNNTKIEIAFDASRERVGTEVGGVRVEHIDDLEEKMGDLTVAILTVPASEAQGIADRLVEAGISGILNFTPARISVPSNVRVHHIDLAIELQALVYFLKHYPLDEMEE, from the coding sequence ATGGATTTGGAACATACAAAAATACCTCAAGCGACAGCGAAGCGATTGCCGTTGTACTATCGCTTTCTGAACAATTTGCACAGCCAGGGAAAACTGCGTGTATCCTCTAAAGAATTGAGTGATGCGGTCAAAGTCGATTCTGCGACGATCCGCAGAGACTTTTCCTACTTTGGAGCCCTCGGAAAAAAAGGGTATGGCTACAACGTCGAGTATTTGCTGTCCTTTTTCAGAAAGACGCTCGATCAGGATGAGACAACAAGCGTTGCGCTGATCGGGGTCGGAAACCTGGGAACAGCATTCTTAAATTATAATTTCACGAAAAACAATAATACGAAGATCGAAATAGCGTTTGACGCAAGCCGTGAGCGCGTCGGCACTGAAGTCGGAGGCGTACGTGTCGAGCATATCGATGATCTCGAAGAGAAGATGGGAGATCTAACGGTTGCGATTCTTACGGTACCCGCATCAGAAGCACAGGGCATTGCCGATCGCCTGGTGGAAGCGGGAATTTCGGGGATTTTAAACTTCACACCGGCCCGGATTTCTGTCCCCTCGAACGTTCGTGTACATCACATTGACCTGGCCATCGAACTTCAGGCGCTCGTCTATTTCTTAAAACATTACCCATTAGATGAAATGGAAGAATAA
- the moaC gene encoding cyclic pyranopterin monophosphate synthase MoaC, whose amino-acid sequence MSEFTHFNEQGRARMVDISEKGETARTAVAHSSVQVNEEIYYKVTHKEMAKGDVLAVAQVAGIMAAKKTSDWIPMCHPLSLKGIDVSFDWETDEAYTLHIEVEVKTKGSTGVEMEALTAASATALTVYDMCKALDKGMIIGPTYLLEKTGGKSGDYQRVDR is encoded by the coding sequence ATGTCAGAGTTCACACATTTTAACGAACAAGGCCGTGCACGAATGGTGGATATCTCTGAAAAAGGGGAAACGGCGCGTACAGCTGTTGCCCACTCAAGTGTCCAGGTAAATGAAGAGATTTATTATAAAGTAACCCATAAAGAGATGGCTAAAGGGGATGTGCTTGCCGTTGCCCAGGTAGCCGGTATTATGGCAGCGAAAAAGACGTCTGACTGGATTCCTATGTGTCATCCACTATCACTAAAGGGGATTGACGTATCGTTTGATTGGGAAACAGATGAAGCTTATACGTTACACATCGAAGTAGAAGTGAAGACTAAGGGAAGCACAGGCGTAGAAATGGAAGCGCTAACGGCGGCTTCTGCGACGGCTCTCACCGTCTATGATATGTGTAAAGCACTGGATAAAGGAATGATCATCGGTCCGACTTACCTTTTGGAAAAAACAGGAGGTAAAAGTGGGGATTACCAACGGGTCGATCGGTAA